One part of the Chrysemys picta bellii isolate R12L10 chromosome 14, ASM1138683v2, whole genome shotgun sequence genome encodes these proteins:
- the LOC135975603 gene encoding uncharacterized protein LOC135975603: MQSSPAVMAVQSGNRKRAPAWTDREVLDLIAVWGDESVLSELRSKRRNAKIYEKISKDMAERGYSRDATQCRVKIKELRQGYQKTKEANGRSGSHPQTSRFYEALHSILGAAATTTPPVTVDSEDGILSTAGSSDMLGDGEDEEGDEEGEAVGSSHNADFPDSQDLFITLTEIPYEASPAITPDTESGEGSATPSATVSQPSLESHSQRLARIRRRKKRTREDMFSELMASSQAQAAQQTQWRENLTRMHQANMDREERWRQEDQQATQTLLGLLREQTDTLRRLVDVLQERRQEDRAPLQSISNRPPPPPSPIPTSPKVQRRRGGRVPANSHSTPAESSSSRRLSFPKI, encoded by the exons atgcagagctctccagcagtgatggccgtgcagtctgggaatagaaagagagccccagcatggactgatcgtgaagtcttggatctcatcgctgtgtggggcgatgagtccgtgctttccgagctgcgatccaaaagaaggaatgcaaagatctacgagaagatctctaaagacatggcagagagaggatacagccgggatgcaacgcagtgccgcgtgaaaatcaaggagctgagacaaggctaccagaagaccaaagaggcaaacggacgctccggatcccatccccagacatcccgtttctacgaggcactgcattccatcctcggtgctgccgccaccactaccccaccagtgaccgtggactctgaggatgggatactgtccacggccggttcctcagacatgttaggggacggggaagatgaggaaggagatgaggagggcgaggcagttggcagctctcacaacgctgatttccccgacagccaggatctcttcatcacccttacagagatcccctacgaagcgtccccagccattaccccggacacagaatctggtgaaggatcagcca ccccgtctgcgactgtctcacaacctagcctggaatcacactcccagaggctagcgcggattaggcgtaggaagaagaggacacgggaggacatgttctctgagcttatggcctcttcccaagcccaggcagcacagcagacccagtggcgggagaacttgacccgaatgcaccaagccaacatggatcgggaggagaggtggcggcaggaagaccagcaggcgactcaaacgctgcttggactactgagggagcaaacggacacgctccggcgccttgtggatgttctgcaggaacggaggcaggaggacagagccccgctgcagtccatctctaaccgccctcccccgccaccaagtcccatacccacctcacccaaagtgcaaagaaggagaggcggcagagtccctgctaactctcactccacccctgcagagagctctagtagcagaaggctctcatttcccaaaatttga